The sequence below is a genomic window from Gouania willdenowi unplaced genomic scaffold, fGouWil2.1 scaffold_309_arrow_ctg1, whole genome shotgun sequence.
cctggtgagtaaaatgttcattagttttctattgttgtataAGACGCTCCCTCATTGGTAGTAATTATGCCTGATGTAAAAGTCCATACATATATCCACTATgaggagtaaaatgtgtgtgtttgcattatttaatttaatatatttgatcttcCTATGTTAATAAgacacacatttaatcacaaaaggcagcttcaaacagatcaatgttgacaggttgtcatggcaactcaggctaaaatggagGATCAATGTTGATAGGTTGTcctggcaactcaggctaaaatggaagctcaatgttgacaggttgtcatggcaactcaggctaaaatagaagctcaatgttgacaggttgttatagcaactcaggctaagatgaaagctgcagaatctccaccattctacagaatctccccgtgcaccgtcagaaacgactaaagtagctttaataatattgattaacgttgaccagcagatgtcatcagtgagcaacgtttgagaccaaagtaagtttctaataataataatgtcaactttaatgactaattttgtgattttccagaatccagtgagtaaatactgcttgttttaatctaaatgtgtttacatattaagtcataatcttgtgtgaatgagctgatattgaacGATCTTTGGAACAactttgtcataaaagctcattttaaatttgttcattttaacatttaacatttagtctgaattCTATCAttttatactgtgtgtgtgtgtgtgtgtgttagcggcaTATAATATTTACATCAGAAACTATAACGGAATGTCTCACTGCACGTAAAGCtacataatattattattattattattattattattattattattattatgacaggCCCATATTTCACTGGCCTCAAATCAACAGGAACAAGTATTTACTAATTTTAATGTGACACATTTAATATGTGATcattactttgttttattccaagatataaattgtaaattgagGAAACATTGGAATTGAGCTGCTGAAAGGAAGTGACGGattgctgctctgctgctttTTATGGGAACACCTTTAAACATTGAAGGGCTTAATTATAGGACGTCTAATGTCAAAGGTAAGTGACAATTTTCTAGCAGTTTTtagcatttagctcattttgttaacatttaaaacagggattcacgtcaaacatgttatatataattgTCTACAATATGTTTCAAGGCTGTAgctattgaatatttttgtaatccagTATTCTACTGAAAATTCTATagattaacatatttttttagttaaagagaaattatatttatacatgagaAACTAACATATTTGACTTAGGAATGAATTaaccatttgtttccttttttagataATCAACACTTTTGCTTTTTAGCAAACGGCAATTGCATCTCAGGAAATGTGACtagttaatataaaaatgaataaaacaaacaaaataacaactttctACTTCTGCCAATTCCAAACATCTtctcagatatctacaactacatagatatctttatttgaGGAACATTGAAGATAACTTGAACTAAAGTTTAGAATTGGTGACGTGATGTTTTCCATATCTTTAACTTTCATTTTATCAAGTCCAAATGAGGtttgatataaatgtaatgttcattttgaaaaaaagtttgCCATTGGTTTCCATCATCTACCACCCACCACTAAAAGTCATGTGATGTGTGATATCATCTAAGAAAGGTCTCTACTGCTCATGGggaacgattttttttttaatataaattagctgtcaaaggattaaaaaataaccaatcaATTGCAAATCTGACTAAATAATCACGATTAATCACAACTTGTGAATTTCAATCACAAGTTGCACAGAAATGACGTGTATTTATAAGTTACATTTGAGGCagataattagtttaatttgttttcccaaacaaaatcactgtaaaatgtagtgtgtggtccatgcagactttaaaggtttgtgctatgttaaacttcagtctgttaatacacaatatattggttattttaaagataacgagattgtacattaaaataaagtacGTAAAAAATCTAGCctataatttagaaaaattccAGTGTCAATACGAGAGAACCTTAGAACTTATCTGAACCTTAAACATTCAAactattgcacttttacattcagctgctgaggcacagccgactgtccacattactacaggatgactgaatcaatgctaaatactagaggtgatctcagtgagatggactcagaaacattagtaaaggaacgttccacaacaatgagagtgtcctgttaatgtgctgcttgtctctgtccCTCAGTTTGTGGACATGTCTCCTGCCTGCAGTGGGACGTCtgaacatcacttcctgtgctcCATCTGTCTGGAGGTGCTCACTGATCCAGTCACCACATCATGTGGACACAACTTCTGCAAAACATGCATCAGCACATACTGGGACACCAGTACCACCAGAAGGTGTCCCATGTGTAATCAGGTGTTCAGCACTAAACCTCAGCTGAAGGTCAATATTATGATGCGTGAGATGGTTTCTCAGTTCAGACGTGAATCTGAGAagaaagcagcagcaccaggagaAGTTCCCTGTGACGTCTGCACTGGAACCAAAGTGAAGGCCCTGAAGTCCTGCCTGGACTGTGGGGTCTCCTACTGTGAGACTCACCTGGAGCCTCATCTGACAGCATCAGGCCTGAGAAGACATCAGCTGGTGGAGCCTGTGGAGAACCTGGAATCCAGGATGTGTCCAAAGCACAGCAAACCTTTAGAGCTGTTCTGTCAGAGCGATCAGACACGTGTCTGCTTGATGTGTTCTGTTTTGGAGCACAGGAGTCACCAGTTAGTCCCTCTGGGAGAATATCATCTTCAGCAGATGATCCaaaagagacgagagaagctgGAGGCGATCAGAGAGTCAGTGAGATTCAGGAAGGAAGCAGCAGACAGAGGGAAAGCTGAAGGTGTGGAGATGTTCACTGCTCTGATGGAGCTTGTTCGGAgaggcctgaaggagctgatgaagacaatggaggagcaacaggaagtagaagagagagaggctgaAGGTTTGATCAAAGAGCTGGAGAAGGAAATCTTTGAGCTGATGAAGAGAAGCTCTAAGGTGGAGCAGCTCTCCCACTCTGAAGACCACCTCCTCCAACACTTCTGCTCTCTGAAAGCTCCTCCAGCCACCAAGGACTGGACAGAGGTCATGGTCCATCCATCATCATATGAAGGAACTGTGCTGAGAGCTGTGGCTCAGCtggaggacacactcagtgacaaGATGATGAAGATAAAGATGTTAGAGATGAAGAGGCTGCAGCAGTTTGCAGTAGATGTGACTCTTGATCCTCTTACAGCTAATTCTTACCTtgtcctgtctgatgatggaaaaCAAGTTTATGACAGTGATGTGAAGAAGAAACTTCCAGATAATCCAAAGAGATTTTCtaaatatattaatgttttaGGGAAGCAGAGTTTCAGTTCAGGTAGATTTTACTTTGAGGTTCAggttaaaggaaaaactgaCTGGGATTTAGGAGTGGTTAAAGAATCCATCAACAGGAAGGGATATATTACTGCGACTCCTAAGAATGGTTACTGGACTGTGGCActcagagatggaaatgtgtatAAAGCATGTGGAGATCCTCCATTcattcttcatctgaagtgtgttcctgagaaggtgggtgtgtttgtggactatgaggagggtgtggtctccttttatgatgtagatgctgcagctctgatctactccttcactcactgctgcttcactcatAAACTACACCCATACTTTAATCCTGGTTTAAACCATGGTGGTAAAAACTCAGCACCTCTGATCATctgtcctgtcaatcaaagtgaatgatcagtgtcatgatgaagtctcaccaacaatagattcaatggttctctgcaaccattcacttctccaggttggttacacactccatccaacctaacatgtatgtttctcaacagtgggaggaaacatttcattaaagaagtttcacatttggtgtttggattgtgatgaaataaaagtggattaaaaaaatatattttacaaaatgattcattgtacaaacatgttacatgttttatgatcagttaaaatgtgttagtggttagtaaaacaagtacagtgcccgtcggaagtatgcattcatgtgggagcataaggggtataattgcgtatttttgtatctttctgttgtgtttttgtgcattttttgtaaaattatagttttttgttgccattgcagtgtgattctggaatctttttgtgtatttttgtatcttttttagtgtagttttgtgcattgctgttgttattttgtgtatttttgtataaatatttagttatgtgtattttgagtcattttcatgtttgttgttgtttggtgtattttttctgtaatgtatgtattttggagtattttttagcctttttgtatatttttatgcatttctgttgtcattttgtgtactttttgtataaatattggtatatttttattataaatactgtgtgtgtgtgtgagccagccatctcctccgtgcgttatctatcACACATGTGAGCTTCTTGCACATAAAACATctcaggttgttaagagagacacggtaactacggtagccagttaagtcaactattcatcagcatgtatgtctatgctatacaacccctcgactaacagagaaagtGTGTCACACCAGTGCACCACTGgttaagtttgtgtagagccctgataataataaatatgttaataGGGATATAAcagcgcacggtggcttagtggttagcacgtccgccccacagcaagaaggtcctgggttcaagccctggggtggacttgggtcctttctgtgtggagtttgcatgttctccccgtgctgcgtgggtttcctccgggtactccggcttcctcccacaatccaaaaacatgactgtaaggttgattggagtctctaaattgcccatagtagtgaatgagagtgaatggttgtctgtgtctgtgttgccctgtgatggactggcgccctgtccagggtgtacccccacccagcgccctatgagagccggagattggcaccggcagacccccgcgaccctgttaaacgggaataagcgggtatgaaaatggatggatggatggatgggatataacattaatagtgaaagtagtaatagtaataaaagtaatgttgtaatgatattaatggtaataattgcaataacaaaataataatgtactaaaaacaatattaatagtaaacaatattaaataattataaggtaatataatgataatatagcaatgctaataatacaatgagaacaccagtaactataataaaaaaaaaaatatatatatatattaataatgaaaaaaaatataatggtaattattaagtctctggtctttggagagagcagacgtctttttcattcgctccgataacacgaccttggctacagctggctacagctgaacagcctgaaaaactgggcccaagactgaaggaaaatggtgaaaaaaccgcagggaggcccttcagaacccaattcggatttggaagaggtcaaggagatgatatgcgagggtctacggaacctatctgccgagataaagtcgttggaaaagacgctggaaaactcactggtaaacctacaaagcgaagcaaaggtactgaaagaaaagaatgaaagaaatgctgaagagataaaattgttgaacgccaggattgaacagctggaacaaaaggaaagagagaaagatgtcatcatcacaggcctaaagataaaactcAGGAGTTACGCCAGTgatgaagaaacaaaatcgattgaacaacaggtcattgactacctggagtcgaaggacattgtcctaaaccctgacaacatcaactcctgccatctcctgccaaagaaaaatgataacagagctgtaaaaatcaccttcacgaatatgaaattcaaaggacaactactgaagcaaggaaataaactcaaggaaacgaaggtgtacatcaatgaaaacctgacgaaacaaaatgcaagcattgcatggaaggcacgccaaataaaaaaaggaggaaaaattgtgaggacgtggtcaagaaactgcaggatttacatcacaccactgggagaagagaacggaaaaccaatcctcatcaaaacgatggaagacttgggaaaatacgaaggatccacctaaacaacaactgtagggaactaaacccccaagttgACCTGACTTAGAACACCGGCTTCACCAGTCCGTGGAGTCAGAGAGTCTACCtcttgctgtgaaatgcaaacgtgccccaaGGGGGGCTTCTCCCCTTCCTGCCGAACAAAAAGATAGAAGGATCCCAGACCAGTCGTCTCCTGTTATCATCTCCCTGcttacattacgatcaaaagaagaacatctcTCCTTCCCCCTTTTCAAACAGATACCTCTGGATGCT
It includes:
- the LOC114459401 gene encoding E3 ubiquitin-protein ligase TRIM39-like; this encodes MSKFVDMSPACSGTSEHHFLCSICLEVLTDPVTTSCGHNFCKTCISTYWDTSTTRRCPMCNQVFSTKPQLKVNIMMREMVSQFRRESEKKAAAPGEVPCDVCTGTKVKALKSCLDCGVSYCETHLEPHLTASGLRRHQLVEPVENLESRMCPKHSKPLELFCQSDQTRVCLMCSVLEHRSHQLVPLGEYHLQQMIQKRREKLEAIRESVRFRKEAADRGKAEGVEMFTALMELVRRGLKELMKTMEEQQEVEEREAEGLIKELEKEIFELMKRSSKVEQLSHSEDHLLQHFCSLKAPPATKDWTEVMVHPSSYEGTVLRAVAQLEDTLSDKMMKIKMLEMKRLQQFAVDVTLDPLTANSYLVLSDDGKQVYDSDVKKKLPDNPKRFSKYINVLGKQSFSSGRFYFEVQVKGKTDWDLGVVKESINRKGYITATPKNGYWTVALRDGNVYKACGDPPFILHLKCVPEKVGVFVDYEEGVVSFYDVDAAALIYSFTHCCFTHKLHPYFNPGLNHGGKNSAPLIICPVNQSE